From Humisphaera borealis, the proteins below share one genomic window:
- the scpB gene encoding SMC-Scp complex subunit ScpB, with protein MADDLPMTRRFAADFGDVNMLMRLVRDEPDVELDEVRADGAENEPSVLSDLKRQAATATTGSNGRRSRKARMPMSSKTQVIAVPEFGLSEGEPGDDRETQVSSSGDAVVEDSTRSTDLDATDAVAAVTSSDDMTDGVIPPQENPEADDSDSAGGDVDVSMATLEALLMSTHHPLTPARLNEIMGAGSIRAIRNAVQALNESYEQSGRSFRIEQVAGGYQILTLPEHGEALRRLHQKEADAKLTKAALETLSIIAYKQPILRADVEAIRGVACGETIRSLMEKHLVKIAGRAEEPGRPILYGTTKRFLELFGLNSLKDLPKPEEFKPQG; from the coding sequence ATGGCCGATGACCTTCCGATGACGCGGCGATTTGCCGCCGATTTCGGAGACGTCAACATGCTCATGCGATTGGTCCGGGACGAACCGGATGTGGAACTCGACGAAGTTCGCGCCGACGGCGCCGAAAACGAACCCAGCGTGCTCAGCGACCTGAAGCGTCAGGCCGCGACAGCAACGACGGGCTCAAACGGGCGGCGATCGCGCAAGGCAAGGATGCCCATGAGCAGCAAAACGCAGGTCATTGCAGTGCCCGAGTTTGGCTTATCCGAAGGGGAACCTGGAGACGACCGGGAAACCCAGGTGTCATCCTCCGGCGATGCGGTCGTCGAAGACTCGACGCGATCCACCGACCTCGACGCCACCGACGCCGTTGCCGCTGTGACTTCCTCCGACGACATGACCGACGGCGTCATTCCACCGCAGGAAAACCCCGAGGCCGACGACAGCGACTCGGCCGGCGGCGACGTTGACGTTTCCATGGCGACGCTCGAAGCGTTGCTCATGAGCACGCATCACCCGCTGACGCCGGCCCGGTTGAACGAGATCATGGGCGCCGGCTCCATCCGCGCCATCCGCAACGCCGTCCAGGCACTCAACGAATCGTACGAACAGTCCGGCCGATCGTTCCGCATCGAGCAGGTGGCGGGGGGCTACCAGATCCTGACCCTGCCCGAGCACGGAGAAGCCCTGCGGCGGCTCCACCAGAAGGAAGCCGACGCCAAGCTCACCAAGGCGGCGCTCGAGACGCTCTCCATCATCGCGTACAAGCAGCCGATCCTGCGGGCCGATGTCGAAGCGATCCGCGGCGTGGCGTGCGGCGAGACGATCCGCAGCCTGATGGAAAAGCACCTGGTCAAGATCGCCGGCCGCGCCGAAGAACCCGGCCGACCGATTCTGTACGGCACCACCAAGCGGTTCCTGGAGTTGTTCGGACTGAACAGCTTGAAAGACCTGCCCAAGCCGGAAGAGTTCAAACCGCAGGGTTGA
- the gyrA gene encoding DNA gyrase subunit A: MAETTPPTDANAAPQPERIEDLRIEQELQDSYLTYAMSTIMDRALPDVRDGLKPSQRRILVAMNDLGLGPRAKHRKCAKIAGDTSGNYHPHGEAVIYPTLVRLAQDWTLRSTLIDGQGNFGSTDGDPPAAMRYTEARMTGVAMELMADMEYDTVDFISNYDETREEPTVFPSKFPNLLVNGSTGIAVGMACNLLPHNPSEICDAIVKVIDNPDVTLAELMEVVPGPDFPTGGIICGRDGIIDGYRSGRGKVTLRAKVEVEEQGKGQRPIVVISELPYGIIRKTIMESIASNVKDGVINDVSDCNDHSGREHKVRIVVDLKRDADPQVVINQLYKHTPCQITVSMINIALVNRQPRTMGLKELIFHFIEHRKVVITRRTKFLLRRAQQAAHILEGKIFAVCDIDEVIKLIRSSKTRDEAIQKLKERAFRISADHPFAPRIPQKLLDRAADRGVLLSDAQAKAIGALQLIQLVGLEIERLVDEYRTLMDEIEGYLKILGDEREVMAIIRADTVMLKEKYGDERRTKIEGAATDMNMEDLIAQEDMIVTVSHEGYIKRLPATTYRAQGRGGRGIRGTESREGDFVEQLFVANTHDHLLFFTNKGRVYERKVYNVPQGSRTSMGRSVAQLLEFQPGEKLANTLAVKDLSKEEQFLLFATCRGVVKKTPLSAFANIRNNGIIAISLDEGTEGENATGSDELVGVQITNGKDDVILGTKSGLAIRFSEEDIRSMGRTAGGVTGARFKRENDEVIAMIVVGDDQRQCKMLTATANGYGKRTPLEDYPVKGRGTRGVINIDTSERNGDVVSIKLVNDTDEVIFITQKGILMRTRVAEVRETGRNAQGVRLIKVDEGDRLVAMAKVDPSEAAEESATGETPVTDAATDGTATDTTAPNQTPPDEPGEAIDPVDPEA, translated from the coding sequence ATGGCAGAAACCACCCCCCCGACGGACGCCAATGCCGCCCCGCAGCCGGAGCGCATTGAGGATTTGCGGATCGAGCAGGAGCTCCAGGACAGCTACCTGACCTACGCCATGAGCACCATCATGGACCGGGCGCTGCCCGACGTCCGTGACGGGCTCAAGCCGTCCCAGCGCCGCATCCTGGTCGCGATGAACGACCTGGGCCTCGGACCCCGCGCCAAACACCGTAAGTGCGCCAAGATCGCCGGCGATACCTCGGGTAACTACCACCCCCACGGCGAAGCGGTCATCTACCCCACGCTCGTCCGCCTGGCACAGGACTGGACGCTGCGGTCCACGCTCATCGACGGACAAGGGAACTTCGGCAGCACCGACGGCGACCCCCCGGCCGCCATGCGTTACACCGAAGCCCGCATGACCGGCGTCGCCATGGAGCTCATGGCGGACATGGAGTACGACACGGTCGACTTCATCTCCAACTACGACGAAACGCGCGAAGAGCCGACCGTCTTCCCCAGCAAGTTCCCGAACCTGCTGGTCAACGGCTCCACCGGCATCGCCGTCGGCATGGCATGCAACCTGCTGCCGCACAACCCCAGCGAGATCTGCGACGCGATCGTCAAGGTCATCGATAATCCCGACGTCACCCTCGCCGAGTTGATGGAAGTCGTCCCCGGTCCGGACTTCCCGACCGGCGGCATCATCTGCGGCCGCGACGGCATCATCGACGGCTACCGCAGCGGCCGCGGCAAGGTCACGTTGCGTGCGAAAGTGGAGGTCGAAGAGCAGGGCAAGGGGCAGCGGCCGATCGTCGTCATCTCGGAGCTGCCCTACGGGATCATCCGCAAGACGATCATGGAATCGATCGCGTCGAACGTGAAAGACGGCGTGATTAACGACGTTTCCGACTGCAACGACCACTCCGGTCGCGAGCACAAGGTGCGGATTGTGGTCGATCTGAAGCGCGACGCTGACCCGCAGGTGGTGATCAACCAGCTCTACAAGCACACGCCGTGTCAGATCACCGTAAGCATGATCAACATCGCGCTGGTGAACCGCCAGCCGAGGACGATGGGGCTCAAGGAGCTCATCTTCCACTTCATCGAGCACCGCAAGGTGGTCATCACCCGGCGGACCAAGTTCCTGCTCCGCCGGGCGCAGCAGGCGGCCCATATCCTGGAAGGCAAGATCTTTGCCGTCTGCGACATTGACGAAGTCATCAAGCTGATCCGCAGCAGCAAGACGCGCGACGAGGCAATCCAGAAGTTGAAGGAGCGGGCGTTCCGGATTTCCGCCGACCACCCGTTCGCGCCCCGCATTCCGCAGAAGCTGCTCGACCGCGCGGCCGATCGTGGTGTGTTGCTGTCGGATGCCCAGGCCAAGGCGATCGGTGCGCTGCAGCTCATCCAGCTCGTCGGGCTGGAAATCGAACGCCTTGTCGATGAATACCGCACGCTGATGGACGAGATCGAAGGCTACCTCAAGATCCTCGGCGACGAGCGCGAGGTGATGGCGATCATCCGCGCCGACACGGTCATGCTGAAGGAGAAGTACGGCGACGAGCGGCGCACCAAGATCGAAGGCGCTGCGACCGACATGAACATGGAAGACCTGATCGCCCAGGAAGACATGATCGTGACCGTCTCGCACGAGGGTTACATCAAGCGTCTGCCGGCGACGACCTACCGCGCCCAGGGCCGCGGCGGACGGGGCATTCGCGGGACCGAATCGCGCGAAGGCGACTTCGTCGAGCAGCTCTTCGTCGCCAACACGCACGACCACCTGCTCTTCTTTACCAACAAGGGCCGGGTGTACGAGCGCAAGGTCTACAACGTGCCGCAGGGCAGCCGCACGAGCATGGGCCGCAGCGTCGCGCAGCTGCTGGAGTTCCAGCCCGGCGAGAAGCTGGCCAACACGCTGGCGGTGAAGGACCTGAGCAAGGAAGAACAGTTCCTGCTGTTCGCCACCTGCCGCGGCGTCGTGAAAAAGACGCCGCTCTCGGCGTTCGCCAACATCCGCAACAACGGCATCATCGCGATCAGCCTCGACGAAGGCACCGAAGGCGAGAATGCCACCGGCAGCGACGAGCTGGTCGGCGTGCAGATCACCAACGGCAAGGACGACGTCATCCTCGGCACCAAGTCGGGGTTGGCGATCCGGTTCAGCGAAGAAGACATTCGCTCCATGGGCCGAACGGCCGGCGGTGTGACGGGTGCCCGCTTCAAGCGCGAGAACGACGAAGTCATCGCGATGATCGTCGTCGGCGACGACCAGCGCCAGTGCAAGATGCTGACCGCAACCGCCAACGGTTACGGCAAGCGAACCCCGCTGGAAGACTACCCGGTCAAGGGTCGCGGCACGCGCGGCGTGATTAACATCGACACCTCCGAGCGCAACGGCGACGTCGTGTCGATCAAGCTCGTCAACGACACCGACGAGGTCATCTTCATCACCCAGAAGGGCATCCTGATGCGGACCCGCGTCGCCGAGGTCCGGGAGACCGGCCGCAACGCACAAGGTGTACGGCTCATAAAGGTCGACGAAGGGGATCGGCTGGTCGCGATGGCGAAGGTCGATCCGAGCGAGGCCGCCGAGGAAAGTGCAACGGGTGAAACGCCCGTGACTGACGCCGCGACGGACGGTACGGCGACGGATACGACCGCACCGAACCAGACACCTCCCGACGAACCCGGTGAAGCAATCGATCCGGTCGATCCCGAGGCATGA